GCGAAGGGATGATAAAGGGAAAGATTCGGGGGCTGTTGTCTCTTTTGAACGTAAATTGAACATTTGGAAGCAGAATCGTATTTTCACTGCACCTGATGCAAAACCGGGCGATGCTTTTGGTCAGAGTATTGCACTCACCGACAACTATCTTGTCATTGGCGCACCACGTAACGACGCATTGGGCATCGACTCAGGAGCCGCTTATATTTACAAACGAGAAAAGGAAATATGGCACTATCAAGCAAAAATAACGGCCAGTGATGGTGTAACGGGAGATTTATTTGGCATAAGTGTTGCCATTGATGGTAATACCATTCTTGTTGGTGCTGATTTAAATGATGAAAAAGCGGAAAATGCAGGGGCAGTTTACGTTTATGTTCTAGAGGAAAATAAATGGCAACAGGAAGCTAAACTTATGGCCTCTGATAGTGGTAAGACTGATATTTTTGGTGTCAGGGTTGCGCTGTCGGAAAATACCGCATTAATTTCCGCAAGACGAGACGACATTAAAGAGTTAGGTAAAGATGTTGGCTCAGCGTATATTTTTGTGCGAGAGGGCAGCACTTGGACACAACAAGTGAAGTTGACTTCACCCGATGGGCAAGCTGACGATAGGTTTGGACGAGGGGTGGCGTTGAGCGGCGATACTGCAATCATAAGTGCAATGAACCATGACGCTAATGGTAAAGATACTGGAGCGCTGTATCTATACAAAAAAAGTATTGGTGGTTGGCGTTATACATCTAAGTTTGTAGCCAAGAAAAGTATGCCTGATGATAAATTTGGTTGGAGTATAGGATTATCTAATGATATCGCTATTGTTGGCACTCCAAATTACGATGCTTTAGGTCAAGAGTCTGGAGCTGTATTCATCCAAAGCTTGAATTGTACTAGCAAACTTTAGCCTTTCCTGAGCGATGTTAAGCGTGAATCAATAAAGCACTCGGTTGATTGAAATATAAGATTGTTACTTTCTCTAAGTAGCTATTGGCTACTCTGTTTTATTTTTAAACTCATATAAATCTTCAATATGAATCGACACTAATAGTTTTAGCAAGATAGAACTCATATTTTAAATATATGAAAAACACCAAACAAAAGGATTCTATTTCTAGCAATATTAAATTTTTTACGAGCACTACAGTACCTATTAAAAGATAGTCAGTATACAAATAGAAGCTCTTTGATAATTTGGTCTTGCTCTTTTGTTGGCGTTTATTCTTCTATGCTTCTCTCTGGTATTATTTTTGACTGAATTCGATTCACTGATACTTGGTCGTATTTACCTTTAAATTCATGTATTGCTGATGCTTTTTTAATTAAGTGACGCATAGTTTTTAAGTCTTCACTATCTATAAAGTTATACTTATAAACCTGTCTTAAAGTTCCTAAGACATCCCCTAAATAAAATGAATTATACGGTAAGATCTCGATATAAGAATTAACAGCATCAATCACAAAACAAAAAACATGCTGTTGTGAGCGAAAGCACTGTCAGTGCTCTCTAATAATGAGCCAAGCGTTATTCTGTCTTATCTTTAAACTCACACAAATCTTCTATAATGCAAGAGCCGCATTTGGGTTTATGGGTAAGGCAGGTGTAACGTCCATACAATAAAGTTAATGGTGGACGTCTACTTTGAATTCAGCAGGTACTACTTTTAGAAGCTTTTTCTCTACTAGAACAACGTTTTTACCCATGGCCAATTTAGTGCGGTTTGATACTCTAAAAATATGGGTGTATACCGCGATGGTAGGTCAACCAAAAGATAATGAAAATAGGCTTTACATCATTACGTTAACTCGTTTATCAGTCACGAAACATCAATTTTCCTACTCATCTAGGTTTTGGTTTAGCTCATTAAATAATTGTGTCCTTGTTTCTAGTTTTTCAAATTGACTTCACGTTCACTTCACAAGCTTTTCGGTAAAGTGCCATTACAGTCAAATTGACATTAATCGCTTAAAGAATTAGGACAAAAATGAAGACTAAAAAAATATTTAATATCGTTCTGGTAATAACCGTAATACTGTTGATTAGCGGAGTGAGTTGGTACACTGTGTTCGGCTTGAAGGCATACAAAGTAAATGTTCAAGAGTTAGAAGAGTTATATAGTTATCAAAAGCAAGCCGTTAATGTGAACCTTACAGCACTAGAAAAGGGGCAGTTTAATAT
The Thalassotalea hakodatensis genome window above contains:
- a CDS encoding FG-GAP repeat protein, whose product is MKLIHKVKRYLCATLTLIAVNGFAAQDILLADDGKAGDAFGYGVAIDGNTALVGALKADIDGVIDAGAAYVYVWADNGWQKQAKLVAKPAFADDTLGGKVVLKNNIAMLGVMRRDDKGKDSGAVVSFERKLNIWKQNRIFTAPDAKPGDAFGQSIALTDNYLVIGAPRNDALGIDSGAAYIYKREKEIWHYQAKITASDGVTGDLFGISVAIDGNTILVGADLNDEKAENAGAVYVYVLEENKWQQEAKLMASDSGKTDIFGVRVALSENTALISARRDDIKELGKDVGSAYIFVREGSTWTQQVKLTSPDGQADDRFGRGVALSGDTAIISAMNHDANGKDTGALYLYKKSIGGWRYTSKFVAKKSMPDDKFGWSIGLSNDIAIVGTPNYDALGQESGAVFIQSLNCTSKL